In Gemmatimonadetes bacterium T265, one DNA window encodes the following:
- a CDS encoding dolichol-P-glucose synthetase: MLAAPRAPAPDAPGTTSAPRAPRRPRRPVDVTVLMPCLDEAATLPACIGKARRALADLGVPGEVLVADNGSTDGSPAIARAHGARVVHVARRGYGAALAAGIDAARGRWVIMADADDSYDLGGLAPFIRALQDGAELVMGNRFRGGIVPGAMPALHRYLGNPVLTGVGRVLFRSPCRDFHCGMRGFSRDAVRALGLRTTGMEFASEMVVKATLHGLRIAEVPTTLAPDGRGRAPHLRSWRDGWRHLRFLLLYSPRYLFLVPGLLLATLGALVMAALLAGPRRVGAVTFDVHTLLFASVALVTGAQLVLFAALAKLFAAHAGLLPHDPRLPHVGRHVTLERGLLASGAALAAGLGLALAAVRTWEAAGFGPLAIGTAMRLSVPAGTLIVLGVQGVFSSFLLSLFAIPRR, encoded by the coding sequence ATGCTCGCCGCCCCCCGCGCGCCCGCCCCCGACGCGCCCGGCACCACCAGCGCACCGCGTGCGCCGCGCCGCCCGCGGCGCCCGGTCGACGTCACGGTCCTCATGCCGTGCCTCGACGAGGCCGCCACCCTCCCGGCCTGCATCGGCAAGGCCCGGCGCGCCCTCGCCGACCTCGGCGTCCCCGGCGAGGTGCTCGTGGCCGACAACGGCAGCACCGACGGCTCCCCCGCGATCGCCCGCGCCCACGGCGCCCGCGTCGTCCACGTCGCCCGGCGCGGCTACGGCGCCGCCCTCGCCGCCGGCATCGACGCCGCCCGCGGCCGCTGGGTCATCATGGCCGACGCCGACGACTCGTACGACCTCGGCGGCCTCGCCCCCTTCATCCGGGCGCTCCAGGACGGCGCGGAGCTCGTCATGGGGAACCGCTTCCGGGGCGGTATCGTCCCCGGCGCGATGCCCGCGCTCCACCGCTATCTCGGCAACCCGGTGCTCACCGGCGTCGGCCGCGTCCTCTTCCGCAGCCCGTGCCGCGACTTCCACTGCGGCATGCGCGGCTTCTCCCGCGACGCCGTGCGCGCCCTCGGCCTGCGCACCACGGGGATGGAGTTCGCGAGCGAGATGGTCGTCAAGGCGACCCTCCACGGCCTCCGCATCGCGGAGGTGCCGACGACCCTCGCCCCCGACGGCCGCGGCCGCGCGCCGCACCTGCGCTCGTGGCGCGACGGGTGGCGGCACCTCCGGTTCCTGCTCCTCTACAGCCCGCGCTACCTGTTCCTCGTCCCGGGGCTGCTGCTCGCCACGCTCGGCGCGCTCGTCATGGCCGCGCTGCTCGCCGGCCCACGCCGCGTCGGCGCCGTCACCTTCGACGTGCACACGCTGCTCTTCGCCAGCGTCGCCCTTGTCACCGGCGCGCAGCTCGTGCTTTTTGCGGCGCTCGCCAAGCTGTTCGCCGCGCACGCCGGACTCCTCCCCCACGACCCGCGCCTCCCGCACGTCGGCCGCCACGTCACGCTCGAGCGCGGCCTCCTCGCGAGCGGCGCCGCCCTCGCCGCCGGCCTCGGGCTCGCCCTCGCCGCGGTCCGCACCTGGGAGGCGGCCGGCTTCGGCCCGCTCGCCATCGGCACCGCGATGCGCCTCTCCGTCCCCGCCGGCACGCTCATCGTGCTCGGGGTCCAGGGCGTCTTCTCGAGCTTCCTGCTCTCCCTCTTTGCGATCCCGCGCCGTTAG
- the groS1 gene encoding chaperonin: protein MRHRDKQLIVVGDRVLVQPEDGDERTKVGLYLPPTALDSQAVQGGRIVATGPGLPLPDLGSAADDEPWKFGAASRETRFVPMQARTGDYALFFRKAAVEITFEGERYLVVPQAAVLALVRDDDHPAGNESDAEHLFE, encoded by the coding sequence ATGCGACATCGCGACAAGCAACTCATCGTCGTCGGCGACCGCGTCCTCGTGCAGCCGGAGGACGGCGACGAGCGCACCAAGGTCGGGCTCTACCTGCCGCCCACCGCCCTCGACAGTCAGGCCGTGCAGGGCGGTCGCATCGTCGCCACCGGCCCCGGGCTCCCGCTCCCCGACCTCGGCAGCGCCGCCGACGACGAGCCGTGGAAGTTCGGCGCCGCCTCGCGCGAGACCCGCTTCGTCCCGATGCAGGCCCGCACGGGCGACTACGCCCTGTTCTTCCGCAAGGCCGCGGTCGAGATCACCTTCGAGGGCGAGCGCTACCTCGTCGTCCCGCAGGCCGCCGTCCTCGCGCTCGTGCGCGACGACGACCACCCGGCCGGGAACGAATCCGACGCGGAGCACCTGTTCGAGTAA
- a CDS encoding 50S ribosomal protein L11 methyltransferase: MSPAAARLDASFRDPSGFVFTRDGVLYRQVNAVFADEYEACTAAGLYEALGRDRLLIPHRPADLALALTPDAHAVLAPERVPFISYPYEWCFGELRDAALLTLDVQVRALEHGFTLRDASAYNVQFVDGRPVFIDTLSFGRYRDGEPWLAYKQFCEHFLVPLTLMAERDVRCGQLLREYIDGIPLDLGSALLPRRSWLDVRTLLHVHLHARSQRKHHESKVSAVVGTRRIEKPALLALIGTLRSAIQRLDWRPAGTQWADYVGATNYSDAAESAKRALVGEYLRRVNPATVWDVGANTGEYSRVARDVAPLVCSFDIDPAAVERNYRTVRARGETGILPLTLDLTNPSPSIGWANRERMSLAERGPADAVLALALVHHLAIGNNVPLDHVARYFAELGRTLVIEFVAKEDSQVQRLLRNRADVFPSYTRDGFEQAFGAHFATEACARVGDAERWLYLFRTRTPDHTTTG, translated from the coding sequence GTGAGTCCAGCGGCTGCGCGTCTCGACGCTTCGTTCCGCGACCCGAGCGGGTTCGTCTTTACCCGCGACGGGGTGCTCTACCGGCAGGTCAACGCCGTCTTTGCGGACGAGTACGAGGCGTGCACCGCCGCCGGGCTGTACGAGGCGCTCGGGCGCGACCGGCTGCTGATCCCGCACCGGCCCGCCGATCTCGCACTAGCCCTCACGCCCGACGCGCACGCGGTCCTCGCCCCCGAGCGCGTCCCGTTCATTTCGTACCCGTACGAGTGGTGCTTCGGCGAGCTCCGCGACGCGGCGCTCCTCACCCTCGACGTCCAGGTCCGCGCCCTCGAGCACGGCTTCACGCTGCGCGACGCGAGCGCGTACAACGTGCAGTTCGTCGACGGACGCCCCGTGTTCATCGACACGCTCTCCTTCGGGCGCTACCGCGACGGCGAGCCGTGGCTGGCGTACAAGCAGTTCTGCGAGCATTTCCTCGTGCCGCTCACGCTCATGGCCGAGCGCGACGTGCGCTGCGGACAGCTCCTGCGCGAGTACATCGACGGCATCCCGCTCGACCTCGGCAGCGCCCTCCTCCCGCGCCGGAGCTGGCTCGACGTCCGCACGCTGCTCCACGTGCACCTGCACGCGCGCTCGCAGCGCAAGCACCACGAGTCCAAGGTCTCCGCCGTCGTCGGCACGCGGCGCATCGAGAAGCCCGCGCTCCTCGCGCTCATCGGCACGCTCCGCAGCGCCATCCAGCGCCTCGACTGGCGCCCGGCCGGCACGCAGTGGGCCGACTACGTGGGCGCGACCAACTACAGCGACGCCGCGGAGTCCGCCAAGCGGGCGCTCGTCGGCGAGTACCTGCGCCGCGTGAACCCCGCCACCGTCTGGGACGTCGGCGCCAACACGGGCGAGTACAGCCGCGTCGCCCGCGACGTCGCGCCGCTCGTCTGCTCGTTCGACATCGACCCCGCCGCGGTCGAGCGGAACTACCGCACCGTCCGCGCGCGCGGCGAGACGGGCATCCTGCCGCTCACGCTCGACCTCACCAACCCGTCGCCGTCCATCGGCTGGGCCAACCGTGAGCGCATGTCGCTTGCCGAGCGCGGGCCCGCCGACGCCGTCCTCGCGCTCGCCCTCGTGCACCACCTCGCGATCGGGAACAACGTCCCGCTCGACCACGTGGCGCGCTATTTCGCCGAGCTCGGACGCACGCTGGTCATCGAATTCGTCGCGAAAGAGGACTCGCAGGTCCAGCGCCTCCTCCGCAACCGGGCCGACGTCTTCCCGTCGTACACGCGCGACGGCTTCGAGCAGGCGTTCGGGGCGCACTTCGCGACCGAGGCCTGCGCGCGCGTCGGCGACGCGGAACGGTGGCTGTACCTGTTCAGGACGCGCACGCCGGACCACACGACGACGGGCTGA
- the tadA_1 gene encoding secretion system protein TadA — protein MPYSIRDRLTRGYTPGSDAPPAAEPPPEVTAAVVDAAPVVSAEAAPPAPAAHPAPAAHPEPAPAAPDHESAPSARGQGALRVEALAAEARRAQADAPSAVEQLKAELHRRLVDRLDLKALEKLQDEHLLAEQVRRGVAEFLRAESTPLSTAERESIVEQVVHEVLGLGPIEPLFRDPKVSDILINGAKDIWVEKGGKLSKVATRFRDDAHLMAVIDRIVSRVGRRVDESSPMVDARLPDGSRVNAVIPPLAIDGPVLSIRRFGASITAEQLVGFGAFTENMLFVLASCVRARLNVLVSGGTGSGKTTLLNALSSFIPDDQRVVTIEDAAELRLQQAHVVRLETRPPNSEGRGEVSARDLVKNALRMRPDRIIVGETRSGEAIDMLQAMNTGHEGSMTTVHANTPRDAISRLEVMVLFSGTNLPTRAVREQIASAVNVIVQVSRQADGTRRVMSVTEVTGMEGDMISAQEIFRFRRSGLSPEGKVLGKFEASGVRPMFAEKLKAAGADLPGYLFELP, from the coding sequence ATGCCCTATTCCATCCGCGACCGCCTCACGCGCGGCTACACGCCCGGCTCCGACGCGCCGCCCGCCGCCGAGCCGCCGCCCGAGGTGACGGCGGCCGTCGTCGACGCGGCGCCGGTCGTGAGCGCCGAGGCCGCGCCGCCCGCCCCCGCCGCCCACCCCGCCCCCGCCGCCCACCCCGAGCCCGCCCCGGCCGCGCCCGACCACGAGTCGGCGCCGAGCGCGCGCGGCCAGGGCGCGCTCCGCGTCGAGGCGCTCGCCGCCGAGGCGCGCCGAGCGCAGGCCGACGCGCCGAGCGCGGTCGAGCAGCTGAAGGCGGAGCTGCACCGCCGGCTCGTCGACCGGCTCGACCTGAAGGCGCTCGAGAAGCTACAGGACGAGCACCTGCTGGCCGAGCAGGTCCGCCGCGGCGTCGCGGAGTTCCTGCGCGCCGAGAGCACGCCGCTCTCGACGGCCGAGCGCGAGTCGATCGTCGAGCAGGTGGTCCACGAGGTGTTAGGCCTCGGGCCCATCGAGCCGCTCTTCCGCGACCCGAAGGTGAGCGACATCCTCATCAACGGCGCGAAGGACATCTGGGTCGAAAAGGGCGGGAAGCTGAGCAAGGTCGCGACGCGCTTCCGCGACGACGCGCACCTCATGGCGGTGATCGACCGCATCGTGAGCCGCGTCGGCCGCCGCGTCGACGAGTCGAGCCCGATGGTCGACGCGCGCCTGCCGGACGGCTCGCGCGTCAACGCGGTGATCCCGCCGCTCGCGATCGACGGCCCGGTGCTCTCGATCCGGCGGTTCGGCGCGTCGATCACGGCCGAGCAGCTCGTCGGGTTCGGCGCGTTCACCGAGAACATGCTCTTCGTGCTCGCGTCCTGCGTGCGGGCGCGGCTCAACGTGCTCGTCTCGGGCGGCACCGGCTCGGGGAAGACGACGCTGCTCAACGCGCTCTCGTCGTTCATCCCCGACGACCAGCGCGTGGTGACGATCGAGGACGCGGCCGAGCTGCGGCTGCAGCAGGCGCACGTGGTGCGGCTGGAGACGCGGCCGCCCAACAGCGAGGGGCGCGGCGAGGTGAGCGCGCGCGACCTCGTCAAGAACGCGCTCCGCATGCGCCCCGACCGGATCATCGTCGGCGAGACGCGCTCGGGCGAGGCGATCGACATGCTGCAGGCGATGAACACCGGCCACGAGGGCTCGATGACGACCGTGCACGCCAACACGCCGCGCGACGCGATCTCGCGCCTGGAGGTGATGGTGCTGTTCTCGGGCACGAACCTGCCCACGCGCGCGGTGCGCGAGCAGATCGCGTCCGCGGTGAACGTGATCGTGCAGGTGTCGCGGCAGGCCGACGGTACGCGCCGCGTCATGAGCGTCACCGAGGTCACGGGCATGGAGGGCGACATGATCTCGGCGCAGGAGATCTTCCGCTTCCGCCGCTCGGGGCTGAGTCCCGAGGGCAAGGTGCTCGGCAAATTCGAGGCGAGCGGCGTGCGCCCGATGTTCGCCGAGAAGCTCAAGGCGGCCGGGGCCGACCTGCCGGGCTACCTCTTCGAGCTCCCGTGA
- a CDS encoding secretin has product MSFRVAVFVAALCAAVPGARAGAQRAGSAAARVAPEPALSVAGVVASDADVERVLVAPGRSRPLTLNAAVTRVVVADTGVADALVVSDRDVVFNGRRVGETDVLVWSGGRRLHYRAVVSPPTDRPQVMLAVKFAEVRRDLAKSIGLSILGRRYSPNPNLRTGTGIFNTDNAFSTTNGVTTLTLPGTSGFGTLVTDFGTRGVLAMLDLEEQRGNAHTLAEPTLMAANRDSASFLAGGEFPVPAAVTGTANAPFITIVFKEFGVRLSFTPEVLNDTLVKLHVRPEVSGLDYSNAVTLQGIKIPALRTRHLESTVDVPRDQSLIISGLMDDERQKIRTGIPGLMNVPILGQLFSSTQWQRNETELLIVVTPVVVDPSRPRAQDVLRFRPDSTLPAREAIDPRLAVPSTPRPAPGPTTVPPSAPKQP; this is encoded by the coding sequence GTGTCCTTCCGAGTGGCCGTTTTCGTCGCGGCGCTCTGCGCCGCCGTGCCGGGCGCCCGGGCCGGCGCCCAACGCGCCGGATCCGCGGCAGCCCGCGTCGCGCCCGAACCCGCCCTGTCCGTCGCGGGCGTGGTCGCGTCCGACGCGGACGTCGAGCGCGTGCTCGTCGCGCCGGGGCGCTCGCGCCCGCTGACCCTGAACGCCGCGGTCACGCGGGTCGTCGTCGCCGACACCGGCGTCGCCGACGCGCTCGTCGTGAGCGACCGCGACGTCGTGTTCAACGGGCGCCGGGTCGGCGAGACCGACGTCCTCGTCTGGAGCGGCGGCCGCCGGCTGCACTACCGCGCCGTAGTCTCGCCGCCGACCGACCGCCCGCAGGTGATGCTCGCCGTGAAGTTCGCCGAAGTGCGCCGCGACCTCGCGAAAAGTATCGGGCTCTCGATCCTGGGCCGGCGGTACTCGCCCAACCCCAATCTCCGGACCGGGACGGGCATCTTCAACACCGACAACGCGTTCAGCACGACTAACGGGGTCACGACGCTGACGCTCCCGGGCACGTCGGGCTTCGGGACGCTCGTCACCGACTTCGGCACACGCGGGGTCCTCGCCATGCTCGACCTCGAGGAGCAGCGCGGCAACGCGCACACCCTCGCGGAGCCGACGCTGATGGCCGCCAACCGCGACTCGGCGTCGTTCCTCGCCGGCGGCGAGTTCCCGGTGCCGGCCGCCGTGACCGGGACGGCGAACGCGCCCTTCATCACCATCGTCTTCAAGGAATTCGGCGTGCGGCTGTCGTTCACCCCCGAGGTGCTCAACGACACGCTCGTCAAGCTGCACGTCCGCCCCGAGGTGTCGGGCCTCGACTACAGCAACGCCGTCACCCTCCAGGGCATCAAGATCCCGGCGCTGCGCACGCGCCACCTCGAGAGCACCGTCGACGTGCCGCGCGACCAGAGCCTGATCATCTCGGGCCTCATGGACGACGAGCGCCAGAAGATCCGGACGGGCATCCCCGGGCTGATGAACGTTCCGATCCTGGGCCAGCTGTTCTCGAGCACGCAGTGGCAGCGGAACGAGACCGAGCTGCTGATCGTCGTCACGCCGGTCGTCGTCGACCCGAGCCGGCCGCGCGCGCAGGACGTGCTCCGCTTCAGGCCCGACAGCACCCTCCCCGCGCGCGAGGCGATCGACCCGCGCCTCGCCGTCCCGTCGACGCCGCGGCCCGCGCCGGGGCCGACCACCGTCCCCCCCTCCGCCCCGAAGCAGCCGTGA
- a CDS encoding UPF0403 protein, with protein MYPEPLVAPMRQELTRLGVTELRTPDQVDAAVAESGTTLVVVNSVCGCAARNARPAVAMALANATVPDRATTVFAGQDTAATQRAREHFVGYPPSSPAIGLLKDGELVFMLERWQIEGRSAEQIARDLTNAFGTYCGAGDRAASTAA; from the coding sequence ATGTATCCGGAACCCCTCGTCGCGCCGATGCGCCAGGAACTCACCCGCCTCGGCGTCACCGAGCTCCGCACCCCCGACCAGGTCGACGCCGCCGTCGCCGAGTCGGGGACGACGCTCGTCGTCGTGAACTCCGTCTGCGGCTGCGCCGCGCGCAACGCCCGCCCGGCGGTCGCGATGGCGCTCGCCAACGCGACCGTGCCCGACCGCGCGACCACCGTGTTCGCCGGCCAGGACACCGCCGCGACCCAGCGCGCCCGCGAGCACTTCGTCGGCTACCCGCCGTCGTCGCCCGCGATCGGCCTCCTGAAGGACGGCGAGCTCGTCTTCATGCTCGAGCGCTGGCAGATCGAAGGGCGCTCGGCGGAGCAGATCGCGCGCGACCTCACGAACGCCTTCGGCACGTACTGCGGCGCGGGCGACCGCGCGGCGTCGACCGCGGCCTGA